The Rhodocytophaga rosea genome has a segment encoding these proteins:
- a CDS encoding ABC transporter permease: MSSNENQFSIISLLQERVFTLTLTIILVCIGASIIYPDVFPTFNNFSQILLNLSIDTIVAIGMMILLISGAFDLSVGSVVALSGGITAWIMYSYEIPMVMAMLAGLAVAGLVGWINGIFIARVGINPMIQTLAMMGIIRGFALMISGPSIQNLPENFNTLGQTRIIGVQSPVWIMLVLVAIFSVLVSRTIFFRRYYYIGGNEKAALLSGIRVGRMKIWAFTLTALLAGFAGIVLASRMGAALGTTGRGMELRVITAVILGGASLLGGQGKIIGALLGALFMGLISNIMIIARVSGYWQEIVLGLILILAVSLDIWIKKKTTGIKPKQYLNKALQSS; encoded by the coding sequence ATGAGTTCAAACGAAAACCAGTTTTCTATTATCAGTCTTTTGCAGGAACGTGTGTTCACGCTCACACTTACTATTATTCTCGTTTGTATCGGTGCCAGCATCATTTATCCGGATGTTTTTCCTACCTTCAATAACTTCTCCCAGATTCTGCTGAATCTTTCTATCGACACTATCGTCGCTATCGGTATGATGATTCTGCTCATTTCCGGTGCTTTTGATCTGTCAGTTGGTTCGGTAGTGGCTCTCTCCGGCGGCATTACTGCCTGGATCATGTATTCTTATGAAATACCTATGGTGATGGCCATGCTCGCCGGGCTGGCAGTTGCGGGTCTGGTGGGATGGATAAATGGGATTTTCATTGCCAGAGTAGGCATCAATCCTATGATTCAGACACTGGCTATGATGGGAATTATCCGGGGGTTTGCCTTAATGATCAGCGGACCGAGCATACAAAACCTTCCTGAAAATTTCAATACGCTGGGACAAACCAGAATTATTGGCGTTCAGTCGCCGGTGTGGATTATGCTGGTCCTAGTGGCTATTTTCAGTGTATTAGTCTCCAGAACTATATTTTTTAGGCGCTATTATTATATTGGTGGAAATGAAAAAGCAGCTTTACTTTCCGGAATCCGGGTGGGCCGCATGAAGATATGGGCTTTTACGCTCACTGCGTTACTGGCTGGATTTGCAGGTATTGTACTCGCTTCCCGAATGGGTGCAGCTCTGGGAACCACAGGCCGGGGTATGGAACTCCGGGTAATTACAGCTGTCATTCTGGGAGGTGCCAGTTTACTGGGCGGACAAGGAAAGATTATTGGAGCATTACTGGGGGCTTTATTTATGGGCTTGATTAGCAATATTATGATCATTGCCAGGGTTTCCGGCTACTGGCAGGAAATAGTATTAGGGCTTATTCTGATTCTGGCAGTTAGTTTAGATATCTGGATTAAAAAGAAAACAACCGGCATCAAACCGAAGCAATATTTGAATAAAGCCTTACAGAGCAGTTGA
- a CDS encoding Gfo/Idh/MocA family protein, which produces MPEKLKFAVLGCGFWSHFQIPAWQELEGVELVAVYNRTRKKAEEVAAKFGVPQVYSTAEELLATEKLDFVDIITDVDTHETFVKLAAQYRIPVICQKPMAPNLETARSMVEACQKAGVPYFIHENFRWQAPIRKYKEVLESGVIGTPFKARISFCSSFPVFKNQPFLADLEEFILTDVGSHILDVSRFLFGEATSLYCKTHSIDKGIKGEDVANVLMEMDSGVHCYAEMSYASILEQERFPQTFVLTEGSDGSVYLGPDFEIRITTRKGTEVVYGEPKLYSWADPNYDVVHASIVACNRNILQALQQKGTAETTGEDNFKTAELVFASYDSARTGKAIAFTSIPSKL; this is translated from the coding sequence ATGCCTGAAAAACTAAAGTTTGCTGTACTGGGTTGCGGCTTCTGGTCGCATTTTCAGATACCAGCCTGGCAGGAACTGGAAGGTGTAGAACTGGTAGCTGTGTATAACCGTACCCGGAAAAAAGCAGAAGAAGTAGCTGCTAAATTCGGTGTTCCACAAGTTTACAGCACAGCAGAAGAACTTCTGGCCACCGAAAAACTGGATTTTGTGGATATCATCACCGATGTGGATACGCATGAAACATTTGTAAAATTAGCGGCACAGTACAGAATTCCGGTGATCTGCCAGAAACCCATGGCTCCCAATCTGGAAACAGCGAGGTCAATGGTAGAAGCTTGTCAGAAGGCTGGTGTTCCCTACTTCATACATGAGAATTTCCGCTGGCAGGCACCCATCCGCAAATACAAAGAAGTGCTGGAATCCGGCGTAATCGGTACTCCATTTAAAGCCAGAATCTCTTTTTGTTCGAGTTTTCCGGTATTCAAAAACCAGCCTTTCCTGGCTGATCTGGAAGAATTTATACTCACTGATGTAGGCTCACATATTCTGGATGTGAGCCGCTTTCTGTTTGGAGAAGCAACCTCTCTGTACTGTAAAACGCATTCCATCGATAAAGGCATCAAGGGCGAAGATGTAGCCAATGTACTGATGGAAATGGATTCTGGGGTACATTGTTATGCCGAAATGTCGTATGCCTCTATCCTCGAACAGGAACGTTTCCCCCAGACATTTGTACTCACAGAAGGTTCGGATGGTTCCGTTTATCTGGGACCGGATTTTGAAATACGTATCACAACCAGAAAAGGAACCGAAGTTGTGTATGGTGAGCCCAAGCTTTATTCCTGGGCAGACCCAAATTATGACGTAGTACATGCCAGCATTGTAGCGTGTAACCGGAATATTTTACAAGCCTTACAACAAAAAGGTACCGCTGAAACGACTGGTGAAGATAATTTTAAAACAGCAGAGCTGGTTTTTGCCTCTTATGACTCTGCCCGGACTGGCAAAGCTATTGCATTTACTTCTATTCCCTCTAAGCTATGA
- a CDS encoding sugar ABC transporter ATP-binding protein yields MTQELRLQLKGISKFFPGVRALNKVSLDVYAGEVHALCGENGAGKSTLMNILSGNLKPDEGSILLNGQEIVIKSPLHAQSLGIAIVYQERSLVETLSVAENIYVENQPHHTAGFIHFKKLYSQTAALLNRLGLSSISPTTPVSMLSPARKQMVEIAKALSRNPQILILDEPTASITEAEVKILFQIIRELKAQGISVIYISHRMSEIFQISDRVSVLKDGHYQGTINTNELTVNEVIKQMVGRDLLEQEYQTYVQPQVLLEVQNLSGNTFHQINFQLHKGEIVGLAGLVGAGRTEVARAIFGADPIVSGQILLEGKPVRITHPADAIELGIAYLPEERKDKGLFLEMSIANNVVSAGLKQVASNSFINRKAIQQLALAFKNKLNIITPSIEQKVLNLSGGNQQKVVLAKWLSTAPKVFMVDEPTHGVDVGAKAEIYSILRTLAAQGTAILLISSELPELLTLCDRILVMQNGRLVAQLSRAEATEQEIMHYASGTKVNYA; encoded by the coding sequence ATGACCCAAGAACTGCGGCTGCAACTTAAAGGAATCAGTAAGTTTTTTCCGGGCGTACGGGCGCTTAATAAAGTTTCTCTGGATGTGTATGCCGGCGAAGTACATGCACTATGTGGAGAAAATGGGGCTGGTAAAAGTACATTGATGAACATATTGAGCGGTAACCTGAAACCGGATGAAGGCTCGATTCTACTCAACGGGCAAGAGATCGTAATTAAAAGTCCATTACATGCCCAGTCATTAGGTATTGCCATTGTGTACCAGGAAAGAAGTCTGGTAGAAACCTTGAGTGTAGCAGAAAATATTTATGTAGAAAATCAGCCGCATCACACAGCAGGTTTTATCCATTTCAAAAAACTATACAGCCAGACGGCGGCTTTACTCAACCGCCTGGGCTTATCCTCTATTTCCCCTACTACACCGGTTTCTATGCTTTCTCCAGCCCGGAAACAAATGGTAGAAATAGCCAAAGCCTTATCCAGAAATCCACAAATTCTGATTCTCGATGAACCTACGGCATCCATTACAGAGGCTGAAGTAAAAATTCTGTTTCAAATTATTCGCGAACTTAAGGCACAAGGTATATCGGTTATTTATATTTCGCACCGCATGTCGGAAATATTCCAGATTTCTGACCGGGTTTCTGTGCTGAAAGATGGCCACTACCAGGGAACCATAAATACCAATGAACTTACAGTAAATGAGGTAATCAAACAAATGGTAGGCCGGGATTTGCTGGAACAAGAATACCAGACTTATGTTCAGCCACAGGTATTATTAGAAGTTCAGAATTTATCTGGAAATACTTTTCATCAGATCAACTTTCAACTCCACAAAGGTGAAATTGTTGGCCTGGCCGGCTTGGTAGGTGCGGGAAGAACAGAAGTAGCCAGAGCCATTTTTGGTGCCGACCCTATCGTGAGTGGGCAAATTCTGCTGGAAGGAAAACCTGTTCGGATTACTCATCCGGCAGATGCCATAGAGTTAGGTATTGCCTATTTGCCGGAAGAACGCAAAGACAAAGGTTTGTTTCTGGAAATGAGTATTGCCAATAATGTGGTTTCGGCTGGCTTAAAACAAGTAGCTTCTAACAGCTTCATCAACCGAAAAGCAATCCAACAACTGGCGCTGGCGTTCAAAAACAAACTCAACATTATTACGCCCAGTATAGAACAGAAAGTATTGAATTTAAGCGGCGGAAATCAGCAGAAAGTAGTACTGGCAAAATGGCTGTCTACCGCACCTAAGGTTTTTATGGTAGACGAACCTACGCATGGCGTAGATGTAGGAGCAAAAGCAGAAATTTATTCTATCCTGCGGACACTGGCCGCCCAGGGAACAGCCATTCTGCTGATTTCTTCGGAATTGCCAGAACTACTCACCTTATGCGACCGGATTCTGGTGATGCAAAACGGAAGATTAGTAGCCCAGCTCAGCCGGGCGGAAGCCACTGAACAGGAAATTATGCACTATGCTTCCGGTACTAAAGTAAACTATGCCTGA